The genomic segment TTTAGTGGTGTGTATCATTGCACAGTAAGGGTAGGGCTGTTTTAACTGTATAACTGGAGCTGTTAGTGGTTCATCTGAAGGATTCAGTCATTTAAGAGTTAATCTAAAAATATCTATGTCCATTTTTGAAAGAACTAGATAACATATATTAAGAGCTCAAAAATAGGAACCAAACTTGCCCAATCATTATGTAACTTACAGATGTTGGTCTGATGTTTCGCTTCTCTGTATGGTTAACAGTAATCTGCCTTTAGTGATTTCTAAATATATAATGTCCAGAAGCAGCCGAGGGTCAATGTGTGCTCATGAGTCTGTGTCCTACGTTAATCTCAGTGCTACTCTGACCAAAGAGTGAACAAAGAAGAAACTAAActaggagaaataaaaaaacactcaataataataacaataatattattattattattattattattattatgtgctCTGTGTTACAGTAATACAGGGTCAGGATGGCTGGGGAGTGACTTACACCTCTACTCAGATCTGTGCTGTTAAAGGATCAACAGTGAACATATCCTGCAGCTACACATACCCATCCACAATGAGTCATCAAACTACTGAGGTGGAAAAAAGATTCTGGTTTACTAAAGGGAGTAATAAAGCACCTGTAGATCTGAAAACAGATTCAGACTACACAGATCGTGTGGAGTATTTCTTTCATAACGATGACTGCACTCTGAGAATCAgagacctgagagagagagactctgcTGAGTACAAGTTCAGGTTCATAACAAACCATGGTGGTTTCACTGGTTCACCTGGAGTCACTCTGTCTGTTACAGGTAATATTTTCATTGGAATATTTTGTCCAATTGTTTTTCTTGTGAatcttttgtctgtctgtttgcatgCATGTACTGAAATAGTTTAGTTTGAAATGACATTTCTAATCTATCTTGACATTTCCAGACCTCCAGGTGCAGGTGACAAGATCATGGACCCAGGGAGAGCTGAGGTGTCACAGCAGCTGTAATGTACCTGATAATCCTTCATATGTCTGGTTCAATAATGGACAGAAAATGGATGGAGAAACATCTTCTTCTCTCAGAGTCTCTGTTGAAGATAACAACCGCTATTACAACAACTATTCCTGTGCTGTTACAGGATATGAAGATTATCGCTCTCCTCCAGTGTGTGAGTTTACTCCAGTGTCACTAATAAAAGAGCAAAATTAGAAAACTATAGATTTTAATGTGAAAAACTCAAGACATTATGTGTAATATTTGAGCTTATATTCAGTCACTCATTCAACTTTTGTATTAAAAAGAACGTGATTTCAACGTTTACATTTTCTCCTCACCAGATGACCCACTGTATTATTCATGACTCACCACTATATTCATTTCTGTATAgtaactttttattgtttttaatgaaatgtaaaatatgtttatacATTTTCTCCTCCAGATGGTCCAAAGCTTccctctgtgtcagtgagtcCCTCTGCTGAGATAGTGGAGGGCAGTTCAGTGACTCTGACCTGTAGCAGTGATGCTAAGCCAGCAGCTAACTACACCTGGTACAAGGAGAATGTAGACAAACCTCTCAGTAAAGAACCACAGCTCGTCTTCAGCTCCATCCGGTCCTCTGACTCTGGACAGTATTACTGGGCAGCTGAGAACGAGCTGGGGACGAAGACGTCTCAATACAAATCTATTGATGTGAAATGTGAGTGAAACGGCTCATTTAATAACAGCAAAttgattgacacacacacacacacacacacacacacactcacccacaccACAATTTATGATTAAAgttcatttgttttcatattatCTTCTCCAGATGCTCCAAAGGTTGGTCCCCTGTCTCTGACTCCCACTGGGGATATCAGAGAGAACAGTAGAGTGACTCTGACCTGTAGCAGTGATGCTAACCCAGCAGCTACTTATACCTGGTACAAGGATGGTAAACCTCTCTATAAAAAGACACAGATTGTCTTCAGCTCCATCCAGTCCTCTGACTCTGGACGTTACTACTGTGAAGCTGAGAACAAGTTGGGGAGGAGATCTAGATCCATCTTTATTGATGTGAAATGTGAGTAAAACAGCTccattttaaaaagcaacataCAGCTAGTGACTGTCTGAATTTGTAGGAGTACTTTGCTGATCATTCCTTCCTTTATTCGGCTCAGTCTGCTTCTCATTGACAGCTGTAGGTCACTGAACAGCAGTGGATGAGGAAAAGGTCGTTTTAGGCGCTGTTGGCATCAGTTTGACTTACAAATGTACTCTATGATTTGTCataattttaatgttttcacACATCTCCCTATACCCTTTTACCAGAACATTTAATTGGTGTGTATCATTATACAGTAGTAGTGCAGTTTTTATTACCTGTATAACTGGAGATTTTAGCGATTCATCTGAAGGATTCAGTCATGTAACAGTCAGGGCCCTGtgttgcactcagcgcaattgcctttgtacaccgacacaggtatcattcctattttacaCCCCGACGCAcggcagacttttccctccacagacgcacgtcggtaaattagggaatggaTTTGTGCTCccggggcggttcagcgaaaagaggaggcgtgttccggcataaacgttccctggtgcttttttgcagtttcagaaaacaattccaccactgaccacaaaaacctggtctaaagtcagtggtgctggtctaaagtcagtggtgcgttattcagatgctattttaggggcgcatgcttggccataatgtagcgtgtgcacaacgtgcATACATTTTGCTtccctcatctacacggacgcagcagttcctaTTTTAGCAAACCATACATTATTACAAgggaaaatattactgaaaatgcgcttcaggggTTTgaataggtcaggaggcactgggattggacactccggcggaatcTGGTCTGGGAGTGgcagcagcaacatcgccacccggccaagacgggcatttgttactttgccgcatctcggacagctcccgctggtgtgcgccaggcaaatccaccgtcataatagcaatccgccatggaacaatcgcgcctgctcttaaagggaatgtgagatgacgctctgattggtttattgcacgttaggcccaaaccacacctagctacttcagaccaacccattttagatttgcgtcgggcgcaagagtcatttatcccgccgttataatagcaacagcgccagagatccgcccacaaagatacttgcgtttcagatcgttaaaatagggcccttaatcTGTCTGTTTATTAAGAGTTCCCAAATAGGAACCAAACTTTGCCACATCATTCTGTTAGTTAACAGACGGTGTGAGGTGTTGCTTCTCTGTATGGTTAACAGTAATCTGCCTTTAGTGATCTAAATATAACACACACTAGCAACCAAATGTCAGTATGTACTCACTCATCTGCTCTACATTGTTCATGATACAAATGATTTTCCATAAAGcaattttttcatttaatgtgTCTTTACACATTTTGTCCCACAGATGCTCCAAAGCTTccctctgtgtcagtgagtcCCTCTGCTGAGATAGTGGAGGGCAGTTCAGTGACTCTGACCTGTAGCAGTGATGCTAACCCAGCAGCTACTTATACCTGGTACAAGGAGAATGTAAAGCTCAGACCTCCCATTGAAGAACAACAGCTGGTCCTCACGTCCATTCAGTCCTCTCACTCTGGACAATATACATGTAGAGCTAGGAACAGCCTGGGGCCTAACACATCCAAACCCATTTCTATTAAAGTGAAATGTGAGTGAAAccactttattta from the Perca flavescens isolate YP-PL-M2 chromosome 2, PFLA_1.0, whole genome shotgun sequence genome contains:
- the LOC114546149 gene encoding B-cell receptor CD22-like, whose amino-acid sequence is MRGAAMSLTAAASGFVFFLLSVSVIQGQDGWGVTYTSTQICAVKGSTVNISCSYTYPSTMSHQTTEVEKRFWFTKGSNKAPVDLKTDSDYTDRVEYFFHNDDCTLRIRDLRERDSAEYKFRFITNHGGFTGSPGVTLSVTDLQVQVTRSWTQGELRCHSSCNVPDNPSYVWFNNGQKMDGETSSSLRVSVEDNNRYYNNYSCAVTGYEDYRSPPVYGPKLPSVSVSPSAEIVEGSSVTLTCSSDAKPAANYTWYKENVDKPLSKEPQLVFSSIRSSDSGQYYWAAENELGTKTSQYKSIDVKYAPKVGPLSLTPTGDIRENSRVTLTCSSDANPAATYTWYKDGKPLYKKTQIVFSSIQSSDSGRYYCEAENKLGRRSRSIFIDVKYAPKLPSVSVSPSAEIVEGSSVTLTCSSDANPAATYTWYKENVKLRPPIEEQQLVLTSIQSSHSGQYTCRARNSLGPNTSKPISIKVKYGPNLPSVSVRPSGEIEEGSSVTLTCQSKAYPAANYTWYKENRNPELQPLNKNTPLVFSSIQSSDSGQYYCTAENELGRRRSRSISIDVKYGPKLPSVSVSPSAEIVEGSSVNLTCSSDANPAANYTWYKENEDSPKASGQIFTITDVRPEHSGNYYCVAQNRRGHQNSTLHLIVVAGNLTMIMNIIRLTVVVLMLIPLLLLSLWARKKKNLSSTTGPHEHVEIETLVLRMRTSQTLQHRQKTQRSRKTWCEVQSDAAEPEAGLT